One genomic region from Erythrolamprus reginae isolate rEryReg1 unplaced genomic scaffold, rEryReg1.hap1 scaffold_145, whole genome shotgun sequence encodes:
- the LOC139155932 gene encoding zinc finger protein 585A-like has protein sequence MMLGQEEDPGGDSPPTLTPVFFSRSTATQQEVKVENQEDLGELWETRWQEFLTTVEVPQALPEPSPWEDAHIFLTSFEQVARAFQWPQEEWAARLRPTLGGDAEQAYSSLEAGDREDYVKMKAAILQADAVSREKQRQHFRCFCYQEAEGPRQVYDQLQSLCRQWLKVERHSKEQILEMLILEQFLAILPAEMQSWIKRHNAENSAQVISLAEDFLLRQWVPGITEQEGQELGPRSENMQLLERGPSDAGQKFSRELKIEDDDDDAGIWKLRESENHLQESTKQAEHHGAPPERANNVALPCYDPEEILGGQPGMYHTEGNPFIINYEQDGRKAEIIVFCSDTQKEKRRKQCLVCGKTFSRNSYLTQHQRIHTGEKAYKCVRCDKSFYHKTALKRHQRTHSTDGGNPNVSCAQPGEDLAHPPSDKTAENVCSECGEQFDSVLDLNVHKTIHQDQNPNSRTGSGETSGKTQPLELKEQPTDVTPQRRYKCPDCEKSFIWNSSYHRHKKIHLKNKPIPLSYEKKIFKPGSHLMKFRPFPVGKKLYKCPECEKSFPALKSLEKHKKFHQRAKLNSSSQQAPDRREKTCSECGKFFDRMSHLRRHQRVHTGENPYKCPKCEQTFMWHATFQRHVKGHKNQKPKPPVPSVSVSQDKAAGNECLECGKTFRQHWDLVRHWRIHTGEKPHRCTECGESFMWPSSLNRHRKKVHRGKRLVPLLQKLPLGQGSSYKCFECGKSFDRSSSLINHRRVHARKTYPCTSCEKTFMWARSLLRHRKSHETKKPGDPLPPKSSPQEKSYVCSNCGKSFVHSYLLVRHQRIHTGEKPYKCSKCGESFRWASSFSLHHKKAHADTKVAHLLPKQEFRIPSHLSSHQSTHAGERKHKCATCGKRFFWQSSLLVHCKDIHKIEEKEQAPVSQPVSQGEGNSKPQPVSTEEKAFKCAKCGESFLGVSALLRHRKIHEREKLGLFFDESPIVLGKTYPCNECGKVFNWPSRLLRHQRIHSQEKPCRCPDCGESFRWDSALKIHQEKAHKQEPAVSFLPEDDAIEEKCHPCAECGETFTSVSSLTEHQSIHAGEKLDESGHCEEKPALQEPPKACKEEPPNSLLQKLPSRGGGSYPCLQCGKKFSKLKLLQKHKRFHLKAKRYTCNECGKHFTQSASLRRHWFAHQEGKSFHCSHCEKSFVYKDSLKRHEKSHTGLAELTVQLLDNEFLTAPESPQRTASESGMCDGPLELQEEIPVPSLNAPEVVTA, from the exons ATGATGCTGGGACAAGAGGAGGACCCTGGAGGAGACAGCCCGCCCACCCTCACACCCGTCTTCTTCTCCAGAAGCACAGCTACTCAGCAGGAAGTGAAGGTGGAAAACCAAGAGGATTTGGGCGAACTCTGGGAGACTCGGTGGCAGGAGTTCCTGACTACGGTGGAAGTCCCCCAGGCCCTCCCGGAACCTTCCCCTTGGGAGGACGCTCACATCTTCCTCACCTCCTTCGAGCAAGTCGCCAGGGCTTTCCAGTGGCCCCAGGAGGAATGGGCGGCCCGTCTCCGTCCCACCTTGGGAGGGGACGCCGAGCAAGCCTACAGCAGCCTGGAGGCGGGAGACAGGGAGGATTACGTGAAAATGAAGGCGGCCATCTTGCAGGCCGACGCGGTGAGCCGGGAGAAGCAGCGGCAGCACTTCCGGTGCTTCTGCTACCAGGAGGCCGAAGGGCCGAGGCAGGTGTACGACCAGTTGCAGAGCCTCTGCCGCCAGTGGCTGAAAGTGGAGAGACACTCCAAGGAACAGATTCTGGAGATGCTGATCCTGGAGCAGTTCCTGGCCATCCTTCCGGCCGAGATGCAGAGCTGGATTAAGAGACATAACGCGGAGAACAGCGCCCAGGTCATTTCCCTGGCTGAGGATTTCTTGCTCAGGCAGTGGGTGCCAGGCATAACGGAACAAGAG GGACAGGAGCTTGGTCCGAGGTCTGAAAATATGCAACTCCTGGAGAGAGGGCCCTCCGATGCCGGGCAGAAATTTTCCAGGGAGCTGAAgattgaagatgatgatgatgatgcag GTATTTGGAAGCTGCGCGAGAGTGAAAACCACCTGCAGGAAAGCACAAAGCAAGCAGAGCACCACGGGGCTCCCCCGGAGAGAGCGAATAATGTTGCTCTGCCGTGTTACGATCCAGAAGAGATCCTTGGAGGGCAGCCGGGAATGTACCACACGGAGGGGAATCCGTTCATCATCAATTACGAGCAGGACGGCAGAAAAGCAGAAATCATAGTCTTCTGCTCAGACAcccagaaggagaaaagaagaaaacagtGTTTGGTGTGCGGGAAAACCTTCTCACGGAACTCGTACCTAACCCAGCACCaaaggatccacacgggggaAAAAGCGTACAAGTGTGTCCGGTGCGACAAAAGTTTCTACCACAAGACGGCCCTGAAAAGGCACCAGAGGACCCACAGTACTGACGGAGGGAACCCTAATGTCTCTTGCGCCCAGCCGGGTGAGGATTTAGCTCATCCTCCCTCGGACAAAACCGCAGAGAACGTTTGCAGCGAGTGTGGAGAGCAATTCGACAGCGTGCTGGACCTAAATGTACACAAAACAATCCACCAGGATCAGAATCCCAACAGCAGGACAGGGAGTGGAGAGACATCTGGAAAAACCCAACCTCTGGAGCTGAAGGAACAGCCAACGGACGTTACCCCGCAGAGACGGTACAAGTGCCCGGACTGCGAGAAAAGCTTCATTTGGAATTCGTCGTATCACCGGCATAAAAAGATCCATTTGAAGAACAAACCTATCCCGCTTTCGTACGAAAAGAAAATCTTCAAGCCAGGGTCTCATCTCATGAAATTTCGGCCTTTCCCTGTCGGAAAGAAACTCTATAAATGCCCCGAGTGTGAGAAGAGTTTCCCGGCGCTCAAATCCTTGGAAAAACATAAAAAGTTCCACCAGAGAGCGAAACTAAATAGCTCCTCGCAACAGGCGCCCGACAGAAGAGAGAAAACCTGCTCGGAGTGTGGGAAGTTTTTCGATCGGATGTCCCATCTAAGAAGGCACCAGCGGGTCCATACGGGCGAGAATCCCTACAAGTGTCCGAAATGCGAGCAGACTTTCATGTGGCACGCGACTTTCCAAAGACACGTGAAGGGCCATAAGAACCAAAAGCCGAAACCTCCGGTGCCGTCGGTGTCTGTTTCGCAAGACAAAGCTGCCGGTAATGAGTGTTTGGAGTGCGGGAAGACGTTCAGACAACACTGGGACCTCGTACGACATTGGCGGATCCACACTGGTGAGAAGCCCCACAGGTGTACGGAATGTGGGGAGTCCTTCATGTGGCCGTCGTCGCTCAACCGACATCGGAAGAAGGTCCACAGGGGGAAGCGACTGGTCCCCCTCCTCCAAAAATTACCCCTGGGACAAGGGAGTTCCTACAAATGTTTTGAGTGCGGTAAAAGTTTCGACCGTTCCTCGAGCCTAATAAACCACCGGCGCGTCCACGCCAGGAAGACCTACCCGTGCACCAGCTGCGAGAAGACTTTCATGTGGGCTCGCTCTCTTCTGAGACACCGAAAGAGCCACGAGACCAAGAAACCAGGAGACCCTTTGCCCCCCAAATCGTCTCCGCAGGAAAAGTCCTACGTTTGTTCCAATTGTGGGAAGAGCTTTGTCCACTCGTACCTCTTGGTCCGGCATCAGCGCATCCACACCGGAGAGAAACCGTACAAATGTTCGAAATGCGGCGAGAGCTTCAGGTGGGCTTCCTCGTTTAGCCTGCACCACAAGAAGGCCCACGCGGACACGAAGGTGGCTCACCTCCTCCCAAAGCAGGAGTTCAGGATACCTTCCCATCTCTCCAGCCACCAGAGCACTCACGCCGGGGAGAGGAAGCACAAGTGCGCCACCTGTGGGAAGCGTTTCTTCTGGCAGTCCTCGTTGTTGGTGCACTGCAAAGATATACACAAGATCGAGGAAAAGGAACAGGCCCCCGTTTCGCAGCCCGTGTCTCAGGGAGAAGGCAATTCCAAGCCCCAGCCCGTTTCCACTGAAGAGAAAGCTTTCAAATGCGCCAAGTGCGGAGAGAGTTTTTTGGGGGTTTCAGCCCTTTTGCGGCACAGAAAGATCCACGAGAGAGAAAAACTCGGGCTTTTTTTCGACGAGAGTCCGATCGTCCTGGGGAAAACGTACCCCTGTAACGAGTGTGGGAAAGTTTTTAATTGGCCATCTCGCCTCTTGAGACATCAGCGCATCCATTCCCAGGAGAAGCCCTGTCGGTGTCCTGATTGCGGGGAAAGCTTCCGGTGGGATTCGGCTCTTAAAATACACCAGGAGAAGGCCCACAAGCAGGAGCCAGCAGTCTCTTTCCTGCCCGAAGACGATGCGATCGAAGAGAAATGTCATCCGTGCGCCGAGTGTGGAGAAACCTTCACCTCCGTATCATCTCTCACGGAGCACCAGAGTATCCACGCGGGAGAGAAACTGGACGAATCCGGCCACTGTGAAGAGAAACCAGCCCTCCAGGAACCCCCGAAGGCTTGTAAGGAAGAACCGCCGAACTCCCTGCTTCAAAAGCTACCCAGCAGAGGTGGGGGCAGCTACCCTTGTCTCCAGTGCGGGAAAAAATTCTCCAAATTGAAGCTGCTGCAGAAACACAAACGGTTCCACCTCAAGGCGAAGCGTTACACCTGCAACGAGTGCGGGAAGCACTTCACGCAGTCCGCGAGCTTGAGGAGGCACTGGTTCGCTCATCAAGAAGGAAAGTCATTCCACTGCTCGCACTGCGAGAAAAGCTTCGTGTACAAAGACAGCCTCAAAAGGCACGAGAAGTCCCACACCGGGCTGGCGGAGTTAACCGTGCAACTTCTGGACAATGAATTCCTCACCGCCCCGGAATCGCCCCAACGCACCGCGTCGGAGTCCGGCATGTGTGACGGCCCTCTAGAACTCCAAGAGGAGATCCCCGTTCCATCCTTGAACGCTCCGGAGGTGGTGACGGCATGA